From the Solanum lycopersicum chromosome 10, SLM_r2.1 genome, one window contains:
- the LOC101257715 gene encoding uncharacterized protein, whose protein sequence is MAAAGFFSNTKYSDSLTLVGISICTAIVCEAISYLLIYRTTSYKSLKSTIDKASKKLETMKTQEPVPSVLTKKSKTKKIDRVETSLKESTRDLSLFKFKSGFVVAVVLFMVFGFLNSLFEGKVVAKLPFIPFRLVQKMSHRGLPGDDMTDCSMAFLYFLCSISIRTNLQKFLGFSPPRGSAGAGLFPMPDPKTN, encoded by the coding sequence ATGGCGGCGGCGGGATTTTTCTCCAATACCAAATACTCCGACAGCTTAACACTCGTCGGAATTTCAATCTGCACAGCTATAGTATGTGAGGCAATTTCATATCTCCTTATATACCGCACTACTTCATACAAATCCCTCAAATCTACAATCGATAAGGCTTCAAAAAAGCTCGAAACTATGAAGACTCAGGAACCGGTTCCGTCTGTACTCACTAAGAAGTCGAAAACGAAGAAAATTGATCGGGTCGAAACTTCCTTGAAGGAGTCAACCCGGGATCTCTcccttttcaaattcaaatccgGATTCGTCGTCGCCGTTGTGTTGTTTATGGTTTTCGGATTTCTTAACAGTCTTTTTGAAGGGAAAGTTGTTGCTAAATTGCCGTTTATACCTTTTCGTCTTGTTCAGAAGATGAGTCACAGAGGGTTACCGGGTGATGACATGACGGATTGTTCAATGGCGTTTTTGTACTTCCTTTGTTCGATTAGTATCAGGACGAATCTTCAGAAGTTCTTAGGGTTTTCACCTCCTCGTGGATCTGCTGGAGCTGGGTTATTCCCAATGCCTGATCCAAAGACCAATTGA